GTAAAACCCTAAAGAGGTGTTACCTCCGGGGAAAATATGCCTGATCAAGGATTCAGCATACAAAAGAAGACCCCTCCATCTTGTAGTCTCACACTACAATCCATTCTATGAGCCCCAGGCCAACTAAGTGCGCCTTAGCAAGGGACGGTGCCTGTAAAGACGGTGGTGGCGGGACCGGTCATGTAAACCTGTCCGGCGGGATGCCAGTGGATGCTAAGGCGACCGGAGGCCAGGTGCACTTTCACTTTTCTTCCTGTGTAACCATTCAGATGGGCGGCGATGGCAGCGGCACAGGCTCCGCTACCACAGGCCAAGGTTTCCCCCACTCCCCGCTCCCAGACCGCCACCCGGATTTCCGCGGTATTAATCACCTTTACGAACTCCACATTGGTTCTCTGGGGGAAAAGGGGCAGTCGTTCAATCTTAGGCCCCATTACCCTCGGTTTCCCTTCTGTGAAGAGCACACAATGGGGATTTCCCAGGTTTACACAGGTGATCTTCACCGTGACTCCATCGTCTAGGTTAAGGGGGCAAGCGATGACCGCATCTCCCGGAAGCTTCACCGGGATCTCAGCGGGCGCAAACCTAGGCCTGCCCATATCCACAGTAATATGTTTCACTCTATTTTTCGCGATATGTAGGTGGACAAGTCTGGCACCGGAGGGAGTAATGATGGAAAACTCCCTTTTTTTGGTGTATCCCTGTTCCCAAAGATACCTTGCGGCACAGCGCAGCGCGTTGCCGCAGGTTTCTGCTTCACTGCCGTCGGGATTGAAAATCCGTAGGCGAAATCCTGCGGTACAGGGAACCAAAACCAGAAGTCCATCGGCGCCGATACCGAAATGACGATGGCACAGCCGACGGGCCAAGGCCGGCAGGTAAAGACTCGGTTGGCGGTTTAGCCAATCGAGGAGGATGAAATCATTGCCTAGGCCCCGCATTTTCGTGAAGAAAAGCCGTCCCATGGGGACCCTCCTGGGATAAATAATCAAAATTTGTTAATACTACGATCGGAAAAGGGAAATCTAAGACTACAGAAGGGAGGTGCACAAGATGGACTGGGTACGTTCCTTGGGCGTAGCTTTACTGTTGGTGTCGGGACTAGTCCATGCGATTCCTGCGTTAGATTCGGCTTTGAGCAACCTCTTTGGAGGTGTGCCGGTCATCCAGGTCATCGTGGGCATTGCTTCGGTGGTGGTGTCTTTAATCCTACTTTTTGCCGATCGGGAGACTGTCACTACTGAAGGAAACTGATTGTACGTACATAAGTGGATGTAACGGTTTCCTAATATTCTATGCCCCAGGCTCTTGATGTGGCCTGGGGCTTTGTATATCACCCAGCAAGTCCCAGTTTTCTTCAGGTCTCGGATTTGGTCCTGTTTTTGGCCGCTGTTGGCCCTTGTGCTATATGCCAGCGCATTTTACGATGACAACAGAACAGTGTGAGGCGAATCCAGCACAGAAACCCTTGGGGGTGGGGAGGGAGCTAGATGGCGAAGCTGACGGCCAGAGCCCCTTTGGGGGCGGGCGCACCCATCGTGCCGAATATACACAAGGAGGGGGCGGGTATTGTTCAGCTGCCCTGTTGGCTCGAACCCGGCGAGTCAGTCGTCTTGGATTGGGGCCGGAAACGAACCGGCTGGATTCATCTGGCTGGTAAGGGCACCTTGGACTTCCTCTACGCTTCTCACCAGGCCTTCTTTATCTATGGGGACCAGGAATCCTTTTGGCGATTTCCCAATTTCGTAGCCGCCGATGCCATCGGGCAGGTTTTCCTAGGGAAGGAGCCGGTCCCGGTGCAAACCCAGGCGGTGGCTTTGCGGCTTATGCGGCTGACCAATGGAAGTGATGTACCGGCCTTGATTACCGCGGCCTTTCTGGAACCCAGTGAATACCCGGCACAGCCCCAAGGAAGCTTTCGGTGTGACGATGAAGTGTTGAATCAGGCCTGGCAAATGGGAGTGGACACCGTTCATCTGTGTACCCAACCGGCCAGGGCCAGTCAGATTCCGGTCTTTGCCCCCTTCGGGAACGGATATGTTCAGTGGGACGGGTGCCGGACGAACCGGGAGGTGTGGGGTGGGGACCTGAGGGCTAGCGCCTTGGCCTGGTACTACAACTTCGTGGATCAGACTCCAATCGCCAACAGCCTTTATGTGCTTATTAGGGGGCAACATGTGGATTGCAGTGAACACGGACTTTTTCCCGGCAGCGGCTCCACCCGGCAGAAGTATTACGAATGGGCCTTCTGGGAAGTGGTCTGCCTTTATGAGTACCTGCTACATACCGATGACCCCTATTTGAAAGGTCCGCTGCGTTATGCCCTGCCCATGTTTCTACGATGGTGTGAAGGGAAACTGGCGGAAAGTCCCGATGGTTTTATCCATACGGACCGTTCTTGGATGTACACCATTCCCTTCGAGAAACAGGCGCTACCTGCTTTGCAGGTGGTGGCCATCTTGGGCCTGTGGGCCTTGGCTTCACTGTTTCTACTCCTTGACCTTGAGGATGAGGCGCGACGGGCCCAGCGGCTTTTGACCGGAATCCAAGGACGTTTTCACCAATCCTTCTGGGTGGAGGAACTGGGGACCTATCGGTTTGCCCATCTTTATGACGGTGTCTTGCGCTCCGATTTATGCACCAACTGCTGGGCGATCTTGGCGGATTTGGTACCAGAGCCCCGGCAGCTTTTGGAGAGGATCCGAAGGTGCCATGGGACCTCTGTGGGCAGTGTTAATTTGTCCCCGGGAGTACCCTATGCTTCCCCCCATGATGGGACCATCTGGCCCTATGCCAACGCCTATGAGGTGGCGGCCCGATTCCACGCGGGGGATGCGGAAGGAGCTCTGCTTCTTCTGCGGAAATATGCCGGGGCGGTGCGTGAACTGGGGTTGGAAACTATGCCGGAGATGTTCGGGTCCGATGGGTCCCTGCCCATTTTGCCCGATGGCAGTGTTTTCAGCCTGTCCCACGCCTGGGCGGGCCAGGCCAGTTGGGCCCTGCAAAGGTATCTTTTGGGAGTGTATCCCTTAAAGCCCGGTTGGAAACAATTTGCCTTTAAGCCCGCAACTTCCTCCTTAGGTTGGGTACAGGGGGTGGTGGTTACTCCCCAGGGACCCCTGGAGATTACCCTCGAGCGGAAAAAGGATGGATTCCGAGGGCAGGTGGTCTATCCGCAGGGTGTCCAGTGTGTGGTGGACCCAAAAGTAACGGGGCAGGTGAGCCTGCGTCATCGGGGTTAGACGCCGGTAGGGGTATTTGCGCTTCTAGGAATTCCTCCTAGAAGCGCAGGTGGGATTAGTAGATCTCCAGTTCATACAAACGGACGAGATCCGCCTGGGGGATGCCCTTGTGGAAGAGGATCCGGATCTGTTGGGCTACCACCGGCGGGAAACTGTGCACCGGGGCCTGTAGCTGGTTGTCTTCTACATGGAGGATGGTCTTCCAGGTCCCTTCCTCGGAATACTGGATCTCGTATTCGGTATTATAGTACACGAAACCGTGTTCGTTTACGAAGAAGTACAATGCGACCATGTGAATGGTTTCCCGTTGACCCAGATCCACACTAATCCACTGGGGATAACCCGGTTCGGACAACTACCGGGAGTTTTGATCCTCCTTGTCTCCGTCCACGGCCCGATCGGGGGTGAAGTGTAGATAAACGGAACTAGCGGTGGCTGCGGCGCCTAGGGCCAAGTTTACCTTTGGTTCTTCCACTACTTCAGTGGGGATGTAAACACATCCTTGGATCGATAGGATTGCTAACAGAAACAACACAATGGCGGTCTTGCCTTTCGTGTTCCGCATCCTTCATTCTCCTGTCTCAATAGACTTCGATTTCATACAGACGGACCATGTCCGCACCGGTGACACCAGCTTGGAAAGTGACCCGCAACTGTTGGGTCTTCAGGGGTCCTACTTCGTGTTTCGGATCCTGAAGTCGGTTGCCGGTGACGACCTGGGCAGTCTGCCATTGACCGTTATGATCCAGGTACTCTATTAGATAATCGGTGTTGGCGTAGACGTAACCCGCCTCGTTTCGGAAGAAATACAGGTGGACCTCGTTGACCTCACAAACTCTGCCGAAGTCCAGTGTAATCCACTGGGGATAGCCCGGCTGAGACAACCAGCGGCTGGCCTGGCTGGTGTTATCCCCATCCACCGCCAGAGGGGGTTGAAAGTGTTGATAGACCGAACTGGCCTGGACCGTTGCCCCCAAAGCCAAGTTCACCTTTTCGGTGTGCTGGGAGACTACCAGTTCAGCCAAGCGGACAAAGTTATGGGACCCCATGCCCTTGGTGAAGACCACCCTGAGGGCGGAGGTGGTGATAGGGTCAAAGGTGAAGACGGGAGTGATTTGATCGTTATCCACCACGCCAATAAGGGTAGTCCAGTCATTGCCGGTCCAGTATTCGATCCTAAAGTCTCGGACGGCGTAGGTGAAGTTAGCCAGATCTCGGTAGAACTTGAGCTCAATGCGGTTGAAGGCGGCCGGTTGGGTGAAATCCAGTTGGATCCACTGGGGTAGCGTTTGCTCCGGATCGGAGCCCCAGTAGGTCGTCTCCTTGCCGTCAATAGCATTTTCCCCTACGAAGTCCCGAAAGTGTGAGCTTACGGACACCGTGGCTGACACTTGCGCCGCGGCCGGGAGGGTGAGAATAAGTATCAGGAACCATACCAGAAACAGTATGCGTGTTTTCATCGCTTCCACCTCCTGATCACCAAAGGGAATTCCAGTATTCATCAAGCAACAGTTGCATCTGTTCGACCGCTTGTTCCTGGGCCGCAGTGGGATTGGTGAAGCCCATGCGCACGTGGCCCACCATGGTGGTGACCAGCTCCATAAGCCGCTGGTTGATGGGCGGGATGGCCACAGGGATACTGGTTTCCATAGCGAACTTTACATAGTCCCAATAGGGATTGACGTTGTAGTATTGGGGATGTTCGTTGTGTTCGATCACCGGCGAGGGCCGTCCTTGTTGCCGTACGAACCAGCTGCCGCCGTCTAGGGCGGCCGCCAGCCATTCGATGAACAAATAGGCCGCCTGATACTTTTCTGGTGAGACATAATAGGGGATGGTGTTGCCCCAACCCCGGCTGATGGTGCCCGCGGGTGCGGCCCCGGGGTTGTCGGAGTTATAAGGACGGACACCGATGCCGAAGTCTAACTTGGGGAATAGGTCCCAGATGTTTTTGCTAAAACCCGAATGATACAGGCACATGGCCATGTCTTCCGTAAAGAATCGGTTTTGTTCAAAGGCTGCATGCATGAACTGTTGGACCATCGGTGCCCCCAGGGCATCGTCATAGAGTTGGACGATATAATTCAAGGTCTCCAGTCCCCGGCCCTCCTCATGGAAGACCACCTTGCGGCCCTCCGCGTCCAGAAGGGTAGTGTTGTTGCTAGCCAGCCACGAGGGGAACATCTCGCCGATGGTGTTGTATCCCCAGAGGGGATCGATGCCGATTTGCACCAGTTCCCTTCCGTCGGTGATGGTCAGTTTCCGATGGGCTTCCCGCAGAGCTTCCCAGGTTTCTGGGGGACGGTTGGGATCGAGACCAGCTTCCCTGAAGAGCCGTTTGTTGTAATAAAAGGTATTGTCGGTGGCACCGCCGGAGGCCATGGGCAAAGCGTACAGTTCTCCTTGCCAGTAGAGTCCGGCCAATTCTTGGGGATAGAAGATGTCCAGGTCCAGACCGTTTTCTTCCACCAGTTCGGTGAGGGGGACAATCAGGCCTTGGAGTGCCAGATTGGTTAGTTCCTCCCGGGCGGTCATCAGTACATCGGGCCCGGTGGCGCTGATCATGGCCATCATAACCCGATCGGGCCGATTGGTCCAGGATTGTTGTTGGGGGATGATGTCAATCCAGGGATAGTCCTCTTCAAACCGATCGATAACTTCCTGCAACAATACTTCGTTATCGCCGCTCCACCAATGCCAAAAGACGATTTCTACCTTCTGTTGGGCAAGGGCTGTGCTGGCCATCAGGAGAATACACGTTGCAGCGTAAACCAGCATCTTCAGGTTGCGCATTAAAAGATACCCTCCTTGTTTGGACAATAATGTTGTCTTTGGGTGTATGGGAAATAGCCGAAGAAAACGAAAAGTTCCCCCCTTTTCAAAGGTTATTCTTCAGGGTAAACCCCGTAAATGGTCCATTGGGACGGTGCTAGGGTGACAGGAAGCCCAGTAGTCGCCAGGGCTTGGGTAGAATAGGTCCCCAATTCCTGTCCTGTGGTGATCTCCATCACGCGGTAGTGCCCGGGGGGTAGATTGTGCAGGGTGAGCCGAGAACTTACCGGCGGCAGCGCGTCTAGTTCTGCCTGACTGTACTCCCTTCCCCCGTGATCTTCCGGCTTGTAATAGGCCATGACGTAATAGCCATCCTCAGAACACCGGGCGGCTACGGCTAGGCGTCGGGCGGGGGTGTTTACCACCGGTGTGATGCCGCCCCATGATTCCAAGACGTTTCGCAAGCCACCACTGGATGCCAGAGCCACTTCGCCCAATAGTACGAGGACCTTGCCCTGACCGTAGGAGAGTTCTAGAACCGCCGGTTCGCCGTTGGAAAAACGGGCCAAGACCTGCCCCGGTGCACCGGTGACTACCCGGTTTAGCATCCTAAGCTGGACACCGTCTAATGTGGCCGTATCTTCCCTAAAGACCCACTGCAAAGATCCGGTGAGCCCCAGTTGACGCAGTAGATCCACCTTGCCTTCAAGGTTCCGCAGGGTAACCAGGTAGTCTTCCCGATCCAACCCGATGATCAAGTTGCCTCCCGCGGCCACAAAGTCCAAGATCTGCTTTCGGGCTTCTCC
The sequence above is drawn from the Bacillota bacterium genome and encodes:
- a CDS encoding discoidin domain-containing protein, with product MSEPGYPQWISVDLGQRETIHMVALYFFVNEHGFVYYNTEYEIQYSEEGTWKTILHVEDNQLQAPVHSFPPVVAQQIRILFHKGIPQADLVRLYELEIY
- a CDS encoding extracellular solute-binding protein, which gives rise to MRNLKMLVYAATCILLMASTALAQQKVEIVFWHWWSGDNEVLLQEVIDRFEEDYPWIDIIPQQQSWTNRPDRVMMAMISATGPDVLMTAREELTNLALQGLIVPLTELVEENGLDLDIFYPQELAGLYWQGELYALPMASGGATDNTFYYNKRLFREAGLDPNRPPETWEALREAHRKLTITDGRELVQIGIDPLWGYNTIGEMFPSWLASNNTTLLDAEGRKVVFHEEGRGLETLNYIVQLYDDALGAPMVQQFMHAAFEQNRFFTEDMAMCLYHSGFSKNIWDLFPKLDFGIGVRPYNSDNPGAAPAGTISRGWGNTIPYYVSPEKYQAAYLFIEWLAAALDGGSWFVRQQGRPSPVIEHNEHPQYYNVNPYWDYVKFAMETSIPVAIPPINQRLMELVTTMVGHVRMGFTNPTAAQEQAVEQMQLLLDEYWNSLW
- a CDS encoding discoidin domain-containing protein; the protein is MKTRILFLVWFLILILTLPAAAQVSATVSVSSHFRDFVGENAIDGKETTYWGSDPEQTLPQWIQLDFTQPAAFNRIELKFYRDLANFTYAVRDFRIEYWTGNDWTTLIGVVDNDQITPVFTFDPITTSALRVVFTKGMGSHNFVRLAELVVSQHTEKVNLALGATVQASSVYQHFQPPLAVDGDNTSQASRWLSQPGYPQWITLDFGRVCEVNEVHLYFFRNEAGYVYANTDYLIEYLDHNGQWQTAQVVTGNRLQDPKHEVGPLKTQQLRVTFQAGVTGADMVRLYEIEVY
- a CDS encoding diaminopimelate epimerase, which gives rise to MGRLFFTKMRGLGNDFILLDWLNRQPSLYLPALARRLCHRHFGIGADGLLVLVPCTAGFRLRIFNPDGSEAETCGNALRCAARYLWEQGYTKKREFSIITPSGARLVHLHIAKNRVKHITVDMGRPRFAPAEIPVKLPGDAVIACPLNLDDGVTVKITCVNLGNPHCVLFTEGKPRVMGPKIERLPLFPQRTNVEFVKVINTAEIRVAVWERGVGETLACGSGACAAAIAAHLNGYTGRKVKVHLASGRLSIHWHPAGQVYMTGPATTVFTGTVPC